The Shewanella sp. MTB7 genome includes a window with the following:
- a CDS encoding class I adenylate-forming enzyme family protein, which yields MITDSKDTSINIHSMNSEASSNVNIHNNLNNNTINNMADYLSITARYIPDKVALTCGSSTFTFKQLDRYSNNLASLFYQRGLTRGDRVVCSNGNTWQSVVCFWAALKAGAVISLVADDISLRMLKYILSDSEAKFLVTSPLNTNKADINPINIVEELLAIDSLSFIISTDQIDGDFSQSILSFEESINVEVPTVVNHCLDIDLAAIIYTSGSTGDPKGVMLTHRNMITATESLNRYLNYTSDDVVLSVLPLSFDYGLYQMIMSTSVGAMLILEKDFTWPILSLKKIETEKVTILPIVPTIVILFEDCANKINFDLSSVRLMSNTGAEVNKKHLDIIANRFPNAQMFSMYGLTECKRCSYLSPQDLLKKPGSVGIAIPNTEIWILDETGNQLASDQMGEIVIRGGTVMKGYWRKPEQTAKKLKDGPIPGEKVLHTGDYGIKDQDGYLYFKGRMDEILKCRGMKVSPLEVEAFLMSIEGVKEAAIIGVHDEIQGTILHAFVAHEMTISDPAERILERCKQELAPNKCPSNITLLKLLPKTTNGKIDKHTLRSSLNLATLELNTRDK from the coding sequence ATGATCACGGATAGCAAAGATACAAGTATCAATATCCATTCGATGAATTCGGAAGCGAGTTCTAACGTTAATATTCATAATAACCTAAACAATAACACGATAAATAACATGGCCGATTATCTCTCGATAACGGCTAGGTATATTCCGGATAAAGTGGCACTAACCTGTGGCAGTTCAACATTCACATTTAAACAACTAGATCGTTATTCAAATAACCTAGCAAGCCTTTTTTATCAACGAGGACTTACAAGAGGCGATCGCGTTGTATGCAGCAATGGTAATACTTGGCAATCAGTGGTGTGCTTTTGGGCTGCACTTAAAGCTGGTGCGGTTATTTCATTGGTAGCTGATGATATATCACTTAGAATGCTTAAATATATATTGTCTGATTCAGAGGCTAAATTCCTAGTTACCTCCCCTCTTAATACTAATAAAGCAGATATTAACCCAATTAATATAGTGGAGGAGTTACTGGCGATAGATAGCTTGTCATTTATTATCAGCACCGATCAAATAGATGGTGACTTTTCACAGTCTATTTTAAGTTTTGAAGAATCTATCAATGTCGAAGTTCCAACTGTTGTTAACCACTGTTTGGATATTGACTTAGCGGCGATTATTTACACATCGGGTTCAACAGGTGACCCCAAAGGTGTCATGCTGACCCATAGAAATATGATCACCGCGACTGAATCTCTTAATCGTTATTTAAACTACACATCTGACGATGTTGTACTGTCAGTGTTACCCCTGTCATTTGATTATGGGCTGTATCAAATGATCATGAGTACTTCTGTTGGAGCAATGCTAATCCTTGAAAAGGATTTTACTTGGCCAATACTTTCACTGAAAAAAATAGAAACTGAAAAGGTCACTATCTTACCCATTGTTCCTACCATTGTTATTTTATTCGAAGATTGTGCGAACAAAATAAATTTCGATTTATCTTCAGTTCGTCTAATGAGTAATACCGGTGCAGAGGTTAACAAAAAACATTTGGATATCATTGCAAATAGATTTCCAAATGCACAAATGTTCTCTATGTATGGGCTAACAGAATGTAAACGCTGCTCCTACCTTTCTCCACAAGATCTACTGAAAAAACCCGGCAGTGTTGGTATCGCTATTCCAAATACTGAAATTTGGATCCTTGATGAGACAGGAAATCAGTTAGCGTCAGATCAAATGGGTGAAATAGTTATTCGCGGCGGAACTGTCATGAAAGGCTATTGGAGAAAACCAGAACAAACCGCTAAAAAGTTAAAAGATGGCCCTATTCCCGGCGAGAAAGTACTGCATACAGGTGATTATGGGATCAAAGATCAAGATGGATATCTCTATTTCAAGGGACGAATGGACGAAATCCTTAAATGCAGAGGAATGAAAGTAAGTCCACTGGAAGTAGAAGCGTTTTTAATGAGTATTGAAGGGGTAAAAGAAGCAGCGATTATTGGTGTTCATGACGAGATTCAAGGCACTATTTTACATGCTTTTGTTGCTCACGAAATGACGATATCAGATCCTGCTGAACGGATTTTAGAACGGTGTAAACAGGAACTAGCACCAAACAAGTGCCCGTCAAACATAACATTATTAAAACTGTTACCCAAAACGACTAACGGAAAAATAGATAAACACACCTTACGATCTAGTTTGAATTTAGCAACACTTGAACTGAACACGAGGGATAAATAA
- a CDS encoding WD40 repeat domain-containing protein, giving the protein MKPLLMLFIWLTTASFITACSEQQITQAPESMHRYTDVRLVAAQLSLDASLSALLTRGQEISVWENQNKTLIHRWSSTDLFEPSYMLALSGNKQILATAGKQQVTLFNIVTGKLHANWSVTGFKENATIASLSLNHTGSAVLIGLTEGTIINANLSNDTLSMFHLHSGPVTNVSFAALGEQVLSSSHDGKVLLWAASDGQIIKEFSREFRITSLAYDEKNRRLFYADIIDNNSIVDPTNAKELSTLNYLDRYRYFRQALFVERGNTLITSSSKQSLTRWDTKTGQELSTWNITAFTPGTTVLSMALDSEGKLWTISSDAALEEWLY; this is encoded by the coding sequence TTGAAGCCACTTTTAATGCTCTTCATCTGGTTAACCACAGCAAGCTTTATCACTGCTTGTAGTGAACAACAGATAACTCAAGCGCCGGAATCAATGCATCGCTATACTGACGTACGTCTTGTTGCCGCTCAATTGTCTCTAGATGCCAGTTTGTCTGCACTGCTCACCCGTGGCCAAGAGATTTCAGTTTGGGAGAACCAGAACAAGACTCTGATCCATCGTTGGAGCTCTACTGATCTGTTCGAACCTAGCTATATGTTAGCGCTATCAGGGAACAAACAAATCTTAGCCACCGCAGGTAAGCAACAAGTCACTCTATTTAATATTGTCACAGGTAAATTACACGCCAACTGGAGCGTAACGGGCTTTAAAGAGAACGCCACCATCGCCAGTTTATCCCTCAACCATACGGGCTCTGCAGTGTTAATAGGCTTAACCGAAGGGACCATAATTAATGCAAACTTGAGTAACGATACGCTCTCCATGTTCCACCTTCATAGCGGCCCGGTAACCAATGTGAGTTTTGCCGCACTAGGTGAGCAAGTACTCTCTTCATCTCACGACGGAAAAGTGCTGTTATGGGCAGCCAGTGATGGTCAGATCATCAAAGAGTTTAGCCGGGAATTTAGGATCACAAGTTTGGCTTATGATGAAAAAAACAGACGCCTCTTTTATGCCGACATCATCGATAACAACAGTATCGTCGATCCCACAAATGCTAAAGAGTTAAGCACACTTAATTATCTGGATCGCTACCGTTACTTCCGCCAAGCGCTTTTTGTCGAACGAGGAAACACCTTAATTACTTCATCATCAAAGCAAAGCTTAACCCGTTGGGATACAAAAACAGGGCAAGAACTAAGTACGTGGAATATCACCGCATTTACCCCCGGTACCACTGTACTTTCGATGGCATTAGACAGTGAAGGGAAGCTTTGGACGATTAGCTCAGATGCAGCGTTAGAGGAGTGGCTGTATTAG
- a CDS encoding YybH family protein — MYKKYLLLIVGALTINPSLAASLVVDYKDSKIIYNGESSVNKDELIAQAKLIDIADRRFENKWKNKNSTGIANEYTEFGIFMKPGETPKIGKAAIAEEFKKSIKGVDRVEFFQDELEFFDGLTSAYQRAHMLGYVDSSKMPVFKGSYIILWKKVSGQWLIHYDMFNADEQYEDTSISYSGVDKVSRDVLLQEAAKIDIADRRFEAKWKAKDYIGISEEYTHDGIFLKPGVPPRVGRKEIAKEFKDSVQSIDHVEFFQDELEFLPGMKSAFQRAHMTAYVAGRDHPVFFGSYTILWKKVNQDWLIQYDIFNTDK; from the coding sequence ATGTATAAAAAATATTTATTATTAATTGTCGGTGCACTGACTATCAATCCCTCTCTAGCCGCGTCATTGGTAGTGGATTATAAAGATTCAAAAATTATCTATAACGGGGAGTCATCTGTAAATAAGGACGAGTTAATCGCTCAAGCTAAATTAATTGATATAGCAGATCGTCGATTTGAAAACAAATGGAAAAATAAAAACTCAACAGGGATTGCTAATGAATATACAGAATTCGGTATATTCATGAAACCAGGTGAAACGCCAAAGATAGGTAAAGCAGCGATAGCAGAAGAGTTTAAAAAAAGTATAAAAGGAGTCGACCGAGTCGAATTTTTTCAAGATGAATTAGAATTTTTTGATGGCTTAACGTCGGCTTATCAACGTGCACATATGTTGGGGTATGTCGATAGTTCTAAAATGCCAGTGTTCAAAGGTTCTTACATCATATTGTGGAAAAAGGTTAGCGGCCAATGGTTAATTCACTACGACATGTTTAATGCTGATGAACAATATGAAGACACTAGCATTAGCTATAGCGGTGTCGACAAAGTCAGTAGAGATGTCTTACTACAAGAAGCCGCAAAAATCGACATTGCTGACCGCCGATTTGAAGCAAAATGGAAAGCCAAAGACTATATCGGAATATCTGAAGAATACACCCATGACGGTATATTTCTCAAACCTGGCGTACCACCACGCGTTGGTCGTAAAGAAATCGCCAAAGAATTTAAAGATAGCGTTCAAAGTATTGATCATGTTGAGTTCTTTCAAGATGAACTTGAGTTCCTACCCGGTATGAAGTCAGCATTTCAACGAGCTCATATGACGGCTTACGTCGCAGGCAGAGACCACCCAGTATTTTTTGGTTCATATACTATTTTGTGGAAAAAAGTAAACCAAGATTGGTTGATCCAATACGACATATTCAATACTGACAAGTAG
- a CDS encoding alpha/beta fold hydrolase, whose protein sequence is MNIKNLSYETSCSTLFHHNEMEFTLKNGQTVAATLSGDPTKPIVIALHGWLDNANSFSLITSLMPDYRVLALDLPGHGLSQHIAACRYYYPWEDAIVVKEIMEIIEANQLSPQRQYALIGHSAGGGVATILASTFPNKVHKCILIDSLGLAFTTELDHLIKHFTSTVRRADMAASLTLDGHSSENLATFNNIEQAIIEREEGFSGKLSIEAATVLTHRSLKQVAGGYRWRYDPKLILQPAIQLTQSHAESFIAAIKVDVLVILGDKGLFGEGQGNKRLLHFINAKVHTLEGGHHLHLESAKEQVAALINQFLSTVPDLD, encoded by the coding sequence ATGAATATCAAAAACCTATCTTATGAAACGTCTTGCTCAACACTTTTTCACCATAACGAAATGGAATTCACGTTAAAAAATGGCCAAACAGTAGCGGCTACATTATCAGGAGATCCAACAAAGCCAATCGTTATTGCGCTACATGGTTGGTTGGATAACGCCAATTCATTCAGCTTAATCACCTCATTAATGCCTGACTATCGAGTGTTAGCACTTGATTTGCCAGGACACGGGTTATCCCAGCATATTGCAGCATGTCGTTATTATTACCCTTGGGAAGATGCGATTGTTGTTAAAGAAATAATGGAGATAATTGAAGCTAATCAATTATCTCCACAGCGACAATACGCATTAATCGGACATTCAGCCGGTGGCGGTGTCGCGACCATTCTAGCGAGCACCTTCCCGAATAAAGTTCATAAATGTATTTTAATTGATAGCCTCGGACTCGCGTTTACCACTGAGTTAGACCATTTAATCAAGCATTTCACTAGCACGGTTCGACGGGCTGATATGGCCGCGAGTTTAACACTCGACGGGCACTCTTCAGAAAACTTAGCCACTTTCAACAATATTGAGCAAGCCATTATTGAACGAGAAGAGGGGTTTTCAGGCAAGCTCAGCATTGAGGCGGCGACGGTATTAACCCACAGGTCACTGAAACAAGTTGCAGGTGGTTATCGCTGGCGATATGACCCCAAACTCATTCTTCAACCTGCCATTCAACTCACCCAGAGCCATGCCGAATCTTTTATTGCCGCGATAAAAGTGGATGTATTAGTGATACTTGGTGATAAAGGACTGTTTGGTGAGGGGCAAGGGAATAAACGGCTATTGCACTTTATCAATGCAAAAGTACATACGCTCGAAGGTGGTCATCATTTACATCTTGAATCCGCTAAAGAACAAGTCGCAGCACTGATAAATCAGTTTTTATCCACTGTCCCAGATCTAGATTAA
- a CDS encoding acyl carrier protein → MNDIIESVKTALRVTINLPEDFTITMESHLRDDLGIDSLTSMDFLMYLEDHIDGFQVDASTLTPAHFNSVSAIVEYIYSQLPQIDTAKVI, encoded by the coding sequence ATGAATGACATAATTGAATCAGTAAAAACAGCCTTAAGAGTCACAATAAACTTACCGGAAGATTTCACCATCACCATGGAGTCTCACTTACGTGATGATCTCGGTATTGACTCGTTAACTTCAATGGACTTTTTAATGTACTTAGAAGATCACATTGATGGGTTTCAAGTAGATGCGAGCACATTGACACCAGCACATTTCAACAGTGTTAGCGCCATTGTCGAATATATTTATTCCCAACTGCCACAAATAGATACCGCTAAGGTTATTTAA
- the rpe gene encoding ribulose-phosphate 3-epimerase, producing MNDYLISPSILGANFARLGQEAQDVLEAGADMIHIDVMDNHYVPNLTMGAMACSSLRNFGITAPLDVHLMVKPVDRIVGDFIDAGASIITVHPDATIHLDRTLQRIKESGCKAGLAFNPASSLDALKYVLDKVDNILLMSVNPGFCGQTFIPNVLHKLREAKRLIMQSGRNIRLEVDGGITIDTIKAVADAGANTFVAGNAIFKSADYRETINKMREQLK from the coding sequence ATGAATGATTATTTAATTTCACCATCGATTTTAGGTGCTAATTTTGCGCGCTTAGGTCAAGAAGCCCAAGATGTACTGGAAGCTGGTGCTGACATGATCCACATCGACGTAATGGATAACCATTATGTGCCTAATTTGACCATGGGCGCGATGGCCTGCTCATCCTTGAGAAACTTTGGGATCACCGCACCATTAGACGTTCATTTGATGGTTAAACCCGTTGATCGTATTGTGGGTGATTTTATCGATGCGGGGGCCAGTATTATTACTGTTCATCCAGATGCCACAATACACCTAGATCGCACCTTACAGAGGATTAAAGAAAGTGGTTGCAAGGCCGGATTAGCGTTTAATCCAGCTTCGTCATTGGACGCGTTAAAGTATGTACTTGATAAAGTTGACAACATACTATTAATGTCGGTTAACCCTGGTTTTTGTGGGCAAACTTTTATCCCTAATGTATTGCATAAATTGCGAGAAGCCAAAAGGCTCATCATGCAATCAGGCCGTAATATTAGATTAGAAGTCGATGGTGGAATTACCATCGACACAATTAAAGCCGTCGCCGATGCGGGAGCAAACACCTTTGTCGCTGGTAATGCAATTTTTAAATCAGCTGATTATCGAGAAACAATTAACAAGATGCGCGAACAGCTGAAATAA
- a CDS encoding porin: MSKINMSPSKLSYLSLLAPMLFAVTTHAHAGGRLVLNENAFIDANLGLKASVAYAENQAPNGKDNAFNFDLESARFYLSGQLFNNLTFEFTTDYSNFGDADNNSDLQLLDASVNYQFSERLNVKAGRFIRPMDRSNQAGPYFSNTWDYPVIAAVNGIAPIIAGRDEGVVVWGYTNGGKFKYYGGIFEGVKGGSNQSSSPLLTTRLEYNFWDPEPGYYSANAHYGDANIFALGFNYHTQDDAISAVNQTDNVTTTSVDLLIEKVLNNEGVATLEAAFYDYDYNELSTLQGDAYLVSISYLFPASLPSDNRFQILARHQRFNHDDVIPAVITDSYNLRNEIGLNYIINGHSAKLSLVYANEKIDGGDNDVLRFGVQFQTF, encoded by the coding sequence ATGTCTAAAATAAACATGTCTCCAAGCAAACTGTCATATTTATCATTGCTCGCGCCTATGTTATTCGCGGTAACTACTCACGCACATGCAGGTGGCAGATTAGTGTTAAATGAAAATGCGTTTATTGATGCAAATTTAGGCCTCAAAGCGTCTGTTGCTTATGCCGAAAACCAAGCGCCAAACGGTAAAGATAACGCCTTCAATTTTGATCTAGAAAGTGCACGTTTTTATTTATCAGGCCAGCTATTTAACAATCTTACTTTTGAATTTACCACTGACTATAGTAATTTTGGTGATGCAGACAATAATAGTGATCTCCAACTACTCGATGCCTCAGTGAATTACCAGTTTAGCGAACGATTGAATGTTAAAGCAGGTCGTTTTATCCGTCCAATGGATCGCTCAAATCAAGCAGGCCCATACTTTTCAAATACATGGGATTATCCCGTCATTGCGGCAGTTAACGGTATCGCACCTATTATCGCTGGACGCGATGAAGGAGTTGTCGTTTGGGGGTACACCAATGGCGGCAAGTTTAAATATTATGGAGGTATCTTTGAGGGAGTTAAAGGGGGCAGTAATCAGTCCAGCTCACCATTATTGACCACGCGATTAGAGTACAATTTCTGGGATCCAGAACCTGGATATTATAGCGCAAACGCCCATTACGGTGATGCCAACATATTTGCATTAGGCTTTAATTATCACACTCAAGATGATGCGATATCTGCAGTAAATCAAACCGATAATGTGACGACAACCTCTGTCGATTTGTTAATCGAGAAAGTATTGAATAACGAGGGTGTTGCTACCTTAGAAGCCGCTTTTTATGACTATGATTATAACGAATTGAGTACCTTGCAAGGAGACGCCTATTTGGTGTCTATTAGCTACTTATTTCCAGCATCGTTACCTTCGGATAATCGTTTTCAAATCCTAGCTCGTCATCAACGTTTTAATCATGATGATGTCATTCCTGCTGTAATTACTGACTCATACAATCTACGCAATGAAATCGGTCTTAATTATATTATCAACGGTCATTCGGCAAAATTGAGTTTGGTTTACGCAAATGAAAAAATAGATGGCGGCGACAATGATGTGTTGAGATTTGGTGTGCAGTTTCAAACTTTTTAG